The Magnolia sinica isolate HGM2019 chromosome 9, MsV1, whole genome shotgun sequence sequence TACAACCttcattcattgagaattaggttaatggaaaTTCAGATATgagtttattgaatatcttccaattggataggataggactccaattctaattgagtaccttgaatcaaataaagaaacagcctaatagctgcaagtggatccctcgAAACCCTactttccacctttgaatttacaagttttaattaaaCAATTCACGATTACTCTCTCtacaatttcagatttagattcatatcttctcctagttctacttctagttgttttaagaatacacacaagattagtccttgtggattcgacctcagtctcaccgagattattactacatcgcgaccctacacttggggttgtgaacagctcGCGTCTTTTCTTGCCtgaggtgtccactaaggccacctccatgtagctcttggattatctgttcccttaatGAGCTTTTAGTTAAGCACAactgatttcccttgaaaaggaactcgTCTTGTATATGTAAGATGCCAGGgtaaccttcttggcatctaacccatgcgtccttgaagtggTCGTTGTCGGTATATATGTCCTTGAGGTGCTCGAactcgacaacctcattgctcatagtgactaacaaagttgcacggcgacttaGTGCATCGAATACTTTGTTCTGTTACCTAGACTTATGTTTTactacgaacgtgaattcctgtaaaaatgagatccatctagcatgcacacggttaatgttagcttggctataaatgaatttgagagcttgatggttggtgtaaagtatgaattccctttgaatgaAATAATGTCGCCAATATCATAGTGCCTGGACCACTACGTACAActtgatctcatatgtagaccattTATTGCGTGCAtcactaagtttctcactgtagaaggctaccggcctaccttcttgagacaaaacttcCCCAATCCCGACATataaggcatcacattcgacttcaaagaGTTTGTCGAAGtcgggaagtacaagaaccggggtcgtggataactTGCGCttaatttcggcaaagctcctatcggcttcgtcagtccactgaaactgccctttcttcatgcaatctgtgattggtgacacaatggtactaaaatttttcacgaaccgacgatagaatgtcactagtccatgaaaacttcgtacTTCATGTATATTTGTGGGAACTGGCCATTCTCTAATTGCCTTTACCTTCTCCTCATCCACTCAAATGCtcgtggatgttacgacaaaacctagaaacaataggctattaGTCATAGAGTTGCACtattttaaattgagatacagtttattttcagtgagcacttgaaggaccttcttgaggtgttccatatgggtggtttcatcTTAActgcatatcaaaatatcatcgaaataaactaTAATGAACTGcataatgaaaggtttcagaacttggttcatcaatctcatgaatgtgctaggcgcattcgaaagaccgaagggcatgaccatccatttgtaTAATCATTCCTTAGTCTTAAAGgccatcttccactcatcaccctgCTGTATTCGactctgatggtagccgctccttagatCTAACTTAGAGAATAATTTCGTGCcttcaagcatgtccaacatattgTCTAGCTGTGGTATGGaaaacctatattttatggtgatttgttgatggcccggctgtcgacacacatatgCCAACTCCCATATTTATTAAGAGTTAATAGAGtcggtacgacacatgggctcatgctttcttggatgagacccttacggatcaattcttTCACTTGCCCTTGCAGAATTTCGCACTCTTTTGGACTCATCTGATAGTGAGGATGACTTGGTAAGCTGAACCCAGGGACAAAgttgatatggtgttggatatcttaCATGGGAGGTAATCCATCAGGAAGGTCGTCAGGCCAAATTTCTTTAAACTCATGTAGTAAGGGTTTTAGTTCATCACGGATGTTGGTGGGATCGAGTTCTTTTCCTTTCACGATTAGTGCATAGGTCTGTCCTatttctttggattcctccatgaagtcCCGTATGATTAAGAGAAAATAAccttccactttagaagtttcacgTGGTCCCTCTAGATCCATAGCGGCCAATATGGTCTTTTGGcggtccttgacgaagatatatatgttatctcgtgCTTTATGAGTGACGTCACGGTTAGATTGCTAGagtcgaccgagtagtatgtgacatgcctcATGTTAACCACATCACATACTACtttatccttataatgtttgccaatagaaaaggatatggtgcaccgttcagttacatTTGTTTCGctaaccttcttgatccaaccgattgtatatggggaAGGATGACACTccattttcaattgtaatttttttattattacccTGGAGATGAtattctcgctgctcccactgtcgATGATCACATCATAGACTTTTCGAACCAGTttcaatattatcgataattGTTAGCATAGGTGAGAATGACTCCCTACCATTAATACCttccaagggcccaccatgatgtttaatttgCATCCAACCTCTTCTTAAGGTCACATCATtgatcactacaccaaaatcgtcatttaggaacggttttaaaccgttcctaaatgcttcaggaacggtttaaaatagttcctaaatgaggcgtcgcagaaaaacaggaacagttcagaaccgttttggctCCATTTCCAATTTTAGAgacggaattttaggaacggttttaaatcgTTTTAGTGCCAATGGTCATATTTTAggaatgaaattttaaaaatagtaTTAAACCTTCTTAACGTATTCATCAGGTGATCGATCTACCCATCTGGTGAACCAGATTGCCTGTGGAGTATGGAAACATTGCCAACCATGATGTGGCTGTGCTGATGGAACTAAGTGTAGATAAGATCATGACTGGTGTTGTAGTCAACAACTCACAAATTCATTAGGACCATAACATGTCATTAACAAAATATAAAATGTACAATCATGGGCCCAAATTACCGGCATTTAAATTCAACTCAGTTCACATATAGGTGCAAAAATCACAGCAAACATCACACATAAACCAACCACCATAACTCCAGCGATGCCTAAGAAATCATGTCAGAAGCCACAGCGGTCCTTAAGGAATTTTCGTACAAACACCAAGTGAAGTCCATCCCACAGCTTCATGTGTTTGTTAATGTCACCAAATTGGGACATTAGAAGGCCATACAGACTCCCAAAGATCAGAACATTGCATCATATGATAActctgatggggattttctcctcattgctgggttcgGTGAAATCGAACCAAtttcgatattatcaataattgttgaattttttaccgctggtcgctggacagttttttagtcttgtcgatatcatcgatggactttagatgatatcgaaggctgtcatcgagagacctttgatgacatcgataattgttggaTTTTTCACCCCTAGTCGCTCGACAGTTTCGGTCccgtttcgatatcatcgaatgacaatcgatgatatcaaaggtagtcatcgagagacctttgatatcatcaaagAGTTCCGCAGATGAGATTGTGAAAACGTAGATTTtacagattttatttcctattttgattctacctctttctattcttatataaaggggtgtatacgAGATTAAGGTGTATTCCAGGGTATtctagggtttcctaaagctttataagggtttgctaaagggcttagggttatcaaaggtgagagagagagagagagaggaagcttgtggaagggaggctatgctcgtagaggtgatctaccatatctcagcgcttccacgtcctcgtaatcggtgagatctttccatcttctttgtttctcttattgtttatccactcctacgtgagtgacgAAGGTttaatccaagcggtgtgtgcttgtgatcggttgtaacgttctgctttatagtggattgttgatctggatgaggtcccgtggtttttacctctttgagggtttttcacttAAAAATCCCTGGTGTgatgtggtttatgttttgatttagttcattgcattattattccataattctagtttattttgggaggctagatcctaaggtttagtgcaaggcccccaacaaagtggtatcagagctaagttcattgaacaggTAGGatcaattttgaattatggaaggtgtctcatcaaggatgatcagcctcaatggttctaattggaccatatagaaggttaagatggatgacttgctttattgcaaggacctatattctctaattttaagcatatcaaaaaaatccaaggatatgtctaatgatgattggaagaaaataGACCggaggcggtggggtttattagacaatggttggacgatttcgtattccaccatgtgtctccggaaacctcagccgctagcctatggctgaaattggaagggctaTATGAGaagaagacagccggtaataaaatctttctgataagacgacttgtgaatctcaagttcaaggatggtggttctgtggccgagcacatgaatgaggtcagcaatatagtgaaccagctctctgttatgaagatggtcctggatgatgaattgcaggctttactattgcttagttcattaccTGACAATTGAGAGACATTAGtgatgtctctaagtaactccgcgccaaacGAAAAGATATCCATagaacaggtaaccagttgtctcttcaatgaggagacaaggaggaagtctcaggggtctactcagcaagaggacCTTGTGACATAGgaatgggggagaggaaagaacaggaagggcgggaaggtctgagataaatcaagaggcaagtcgagtactagAAAAGATGTTgattgctggaattgtggcaagaagggctgctacaagcatgaatgtcgtggtaagaagaacgacaagaaaggaaaaggaaaggagaaggaagatgaatcagatttcactgcggtcgcttcagatggcgacgttgtagttattatTTTAACAGATCACGATATATGTCTCATGGctatgagtcaggacaccgactgggtggttaactcaggagcttcttttcatgcgacgcCATGcagagacttcttcacaagctacaagtcaggtgactatgggactaTGAAGATGGGAAATTAtgacatatcgaagatcgtaggggtcgatgatatttgtgtgaagactgatgtaggctacacattggttctcagggacatgaggcatatcccagaccttcgcctcaacttgatgtcgacgggaaggttgtatgatgatggctatgaaagctagTTTGCTGGtaggcgctggaagctcatcaagggctCATTGATCATGGCTAGAAGAAAGAAGTGTTACACCCTTTACAAGACAAGTATCAATATGTTCAAGGGTGGGTTAAATGCAgtgaaagattcagctattgatatgtggcacaggcgtctaggccacatgagtgaaaaagggctttaggtactagcgaggaagcggctccttccagacgtgacaggtacacctctcaaaacctgtcttaATTGTTTATCAGAGAAACAACATAGagattcatttattaaatctgtttctcatgttaataaagtgcatgcattagatttggtatattctAATgcttgtggtcctatgaggacagaaaccttgggtggggcattgtattttgtcacatttatagatgatgcatctaagagggtttgggtttatgctttgaaattcaaggacgaggtctttggtatgtttaaattgtttcatgctatggtcgagagagagacaggtagatcattgaagtgcatcctcactgacaatggtggtgaatacattggcgactttcatgagtactgcaagtccctgggtatacagcatgaacagacggttcctaagatccccagcataatggtgtggctgagcgaatgaattacaccattgtagagagaatcagatgcatgttatctcatACGAAGTTGCCTAAgacattctggggagaagcaatgcacacgatgGTGTATTTAATAAACAGTTCTTCATCAGccctgttgaatggagaagtacctaagaaggtgtggactagaTAGGAttcatcgtacagtcatctcagggtgtttcgatgcagggcatccgttcatgtACCAAAAGATGAGAGgtctaagctcgatatgaagattaagcagtgtgtgttcttggggtaaggtgatgaaaagttcgtttacagattatgggatccgaTCGAAAAGAAGCTCATCAAGAGCAgaaatgtggttttctttgaagatcaatgtacagaagacattggtaagccagagaagaaccagcctagtttagatgagctagaggacatggatccgattattcctcccgtggtgcctgatgacgggggagtacaacaaggtacaaaggatgagggagttccttcagaagatggactagGGGAGCTACCCCACTTGATCCTCCTGTTGAGCTacaagtgaggaggtcatctagggatagatagccgtccaagaggtactcctTGCATGAGTATATtttgctcactgatgggggagagccagaagattattctgaggccctagccgatgagcataaaggagagtggttgaaagctatacaagaggagatgaaatccttacataagaactacacctatgatatggtgaaattgccttaGGGCAAGAAagatttgagcaacaagtgggtgtttagaaagaagattgagcagaagaattcacagatgaggttcaaggccagacttgtggtgaaaggttttagtcagaggaaaggtatagacttcgaagagatattctcactagtggtgaagatgacatccatacgggtgttgcttgggttggcggctagcatgaatctggagatagagcagatagatgttaaaactgcctttctccatggtgacctgaaagaagagatctacatgcaccaaccagaggggttcgaagtcaaaggtAAGGAGTATATGGTAtataggctgaggaagagcttatataggctgaaacaagctccacgacaatggtataagaagttcgactcgtttatgttacagtatgggtatgacagaacggagtcggaccactgtgtgttcacacgcaagttcttagatggtgatttcttagttctgctgttatatgttgatgacatgctcatcatgggaaaagacattaagaagatcgacaggctgaaacaggagttgggcaagtcatttacgatgaaagacttaggcccggctaaacagatcttaggaatggagataacccgtgacagaagcagcaggaagctttggctgtcacaagagtggtatattgagaaagtcctagatcagtccaatatgaatgcagcgaagctggtcagtactccactggatggttacttcagattgagtgacagacagtgtcccaagacgaaggcaaaggtggatgagatgtagaagataccctacgtgtcagcagtaggaagtttgatgtatgctatggtctgtacatgcccagacataacatatgtggttggtgttgtcagccggtatcttgccaatccaggcaaagagcattgggcagcaaTGAAatagatactgcggtatctaagaggctcatccaggttgagcctatgctatggtgatggaaaacctgtgttagagggctacacaaatGCAGATATGGCAAGTGACAtaaactccaggaagtctacatcagggttcatgttcacatttgtagggggagcggtttcttggcagagcaagctacagaaggtcgtagcatggtcgacgacagaggctgagtacattgcagtcacaaaggcatgtaaagagatactttggttgaagaggttcctacaggaacttagcctgaagcaggagcagcacgtagtctattgcgatagtcaaagtgctacacacttgagcaagaatccaagttaaCACTCCAAGTCGaaacacatagagattcggtatcactggatcagggatactttggaacagaaggtgttacaacttgagaaggtccacacggacgataatgggtcagatatGATGACAAAGGCTTTGCTTaagggtaagtttgaggtttgtaaaaaccaggctggcttgaagaaggtggatTCCTCCTGAGtcaaaaagggggagatttgatggggattttctcctcattgctgggttcaatgaaattgaacaagtttcgatatcatcgataattacTAGATTTTTTAccgctggtcgctggacagttttttggtcatgtcgatatcatcgatggactttagatgatatcgaaagctgtcatcgagagaccttcgatgacattgataattgttagatttttcacccctggtcgctggacaattttggtcctgtttcgatatcatcgaaggaccgtcgatgatatcgaaggctgtcatcgagagaccttcgatatcatcgaagagttccgCAGATGCGATTGCGAAAACATAGATtttgtgaattttattttttattttgattctaccgctttctattcttatataaaggggtgtatgcgagATTAGGGTGTATTCCAGAGTATtttagggtttcctaaagctttgcaagggtttactaaagggcttagggttatcaaaggtgtgagagagagagagagaggaagcttgtggaagggaggctatgctcgtagaggtgatctaccatatctcagcgcttccacgtcctcgtcatcagtgagatctctccgtcttctttatttctcttattgtttatccactcctgcgtgagtgaagaaggtttgatccaagcggtgtgtgcttgtgatcggttgtaacattctgctttatagtggattgttgatctggacgagatcccgtgtttttacctctttgagggttttccacataaaaatctctggTGTGGTTTGGTTTATGTTTTTATTTAGTTCATtacattattattccataattctagtttgttttgggaggctagatcctaaggtttggtgcaaggcccccaacagacTCCACACCTATGAACTCTATGTAGAGGAATTATGTTATCTTGATCTTTAGTGAATGTATAATTTGTTGCCATTTCCTGCCAAATCAAACACAACattcttagaacaaaccaaaattTTCAGCCAGAAGGAGAATAGTTAGGAGAGGCTAGAAATCATCTTCACATGCTGACTTGAGCCTAAGGTCTTGCACAAGCATGAAGTAATTAAGAACTAAGGCAAATGGGTACACGTATTGCATGCCGACATGGTGTAGGACTTAAGTATGGATGTTCCCCATCTTGACTGATTAAAACTTATAAGAAAAACAATAATAGAATTATTTTATTTGGTGCGAAGGATTTTAAAACTCACCATAACCTTTTCACACATACTCATGCAGATCTTCATTCCATAACTTTTGGTCATCAAGATTGAAGCATATGAGtataaaaataatctaaaaaagaaACATGTAAAGTCGTGGCTCCTGCACCAACTTTTTGAAATGCTGGACAAAAGAGAACCAAATTTAATCTAAGCCTATACAAGTAAAAAactaaaatgagaaagaaaggaatAATAGTTATGGAGTTTAGTTTAAGAATATATaagaaaagaatttaaaattGTCTATGATGCAAGAATGGCAACCAAGAAAAAAAGAATGTCTTAGAAAGTATGGATATTGGTTGTTGTCTGTTGTACCGAACGTTTAATAACCTCTCTCAAAACCCACTTTTGCACAAAATGCCTTTGTTAAATCCAAACGGATACAGTTTTAATCTTCATTAAATTAAAAGAATGTTATTGAACTACTATTAACTCCATGTTTCAGAAAAAAAATGCACGATTTATATGTAGTGTATTATTACTAATTATTTTATGGAAATCTACTGCATTATTTATCATTTACTTAATAAAGAGGATTTCAATGATCCCCGACACAATGATTTGCGCACTATACTaggtttttcagtttgtacaagtgggtcccaatcattcggtgatccaaacaATCAGTCCATTGAGCGCATCCAAGATAGATCATGCCGAAACAGATCTCCCAGTTCAGAAGAACCAAGCCACCAATTACAGGGCTTTTCTAAGTTGAAGATGGACCATTGCAACATTTCGTTTCAGCCATCTACTTACAGGTGACAAATTGAATGGTTGGAATTATCCTATTGATGATATTTTTAGGGTAGgttccatccacagtggggctcAATAGACCAACAATTGGGATTATTTCATTGAACTCACTTAAACAAACTAAAATCTAAAGAAATGGGATCCTAAAATTCCTCTTTAATAAATTGTAGGCAGGCTCCttctctgttcttcttcttcttcattcatacAATTCATGTTGGGGTGAGTACATACATCTTACAAGAACGAGGACCAATAAACGCCGTCAACTGGAAACGCAAACTCTTTGACACATATGAATGCTGCAAGAAACAAGAACAAAAACATCATCTATCATAATAATATCTCGTAAACTGATCATTTTACCTTGGCAAAACGAAAAAGATGCATATTCATTTTACCGTGGATGAGCTAGTggagacagtgtagtgtgtgtaAGTGATCCAGGGTTCATCCCTGGTAGTTTTACCTTAAAAAAATCTACTCTTTATCTATTCATTAGCTTTAACTATCTTAATTAGTTTAAAGAATTGAAGAATAAATTTTGTACCACCCATAAGTCTCTGACTACTATAGGTGTATTTGGGGAGAGTCCAATTTCCCTCCAAACCACTGTTATGGGAGCCTGAGACCCACTTCTATTCCATAACACAACCGCTATCCGTCTCCCTGACAAAGCCCCTGCCCAAACCTGCATTACCACCTCACTTGTGTCAATGATAAAGTAATCTATCCTTCTATTATCAACCCCTAACATGTTTGTTGCTTATGTGTCTATGTGAAAAATGAAAATGGCAACCATCGTTCACTTGGAATGCCAACCATCTTTCACTTAGAATGCCACTACAGAGGTCCTGCAACCATATATTGATCACATGCCCCACCATTACTAATGCCAACATTCATCAAAGTCTGGTTAAATGTTGCACTTAAATTCACGAGTAAATTGAAttgcaaattttcaatttaaTTAAGAGGCAAAATTCATTTTAAGGAAGAAGACTTCAAACTACAATCATATTTCTTTCAATGAAACTAGAGAGTAATATTAACTGCAAATTTGAGCACATACCCTCAATATCAATGCTAATTGCTAAGTGCTAAGTAAACAAAATTTAGTTATTTTGACTTTATTGGACTATGAATGGCAATTCAGTTTATgtgcatccaaacagaccctaacaCTATTCAAGGGTTTCATATTTTCCCTAATGGAGTTTGCAATAAGAGCAACAAATGTTTAAAAACTTGATTCAAGGGTTATATTTCTAAATTTTACACTTGTATACACTAGTACTTAACATATATTTGAACAACAGCAAAAACTCAAATGAATGTTTTGGCATGTCATGTTTCTCTGTGTATGTCAATGTTGTGTAGTTTAAAACAGATCAGATAAGGGATTTAATAAAAAGTATCTATACCATTCCATCTTCCTGGACCTGCAAACCTTCCCCATTTGTTGTTTTCATCAGCAATTGTTGTGATACTggggaaagaaaaaagaaaaaaaaaaaacccgcacTCAACCAAAGCAACTGAattggtaattttttttttcactatttcctTACATTCAAGGATCAAACCAAAAGACAAGATGGAAACCTCTCCCACTTGTCTTGAATGTCACCTATTGTTCTCCATGCATTTCCAAAACTACTAACCCATGTTGCTAGATTCTGTTTACCCCTATAGAAAACATACGCCTTAGAGACTATGAAACATAACTAAAATAAGAAGCTTGAAAGAGTACTACCAATCAATGAGCTATTGATGCTGAAGGGTGTAACTTTTAGTACAACATGACTTACCATTCACATATAGAGTACAAAATGGGTCGGCCAACCTTCCAGAATGCGTAACTCATCCTTGTATACCTATAAGACATGATGGATACGTGTGGCAATGTGACATTTGCTGATTGAAATTGAACAATTCAGTCGAACCCATTTCTTTAAAAGTGGATAAATTTTTCTTAgatatcacaatgagcttcacTTGGTTGACTTCCTGTTTTGGGTCATACTTCAAAGATATGCAGCAAGAACTCATTGTCTGAGAAAAGGTACCTATATTGAGGTCTTGATCCATTATGGTAACAGTTATCGTACTTCAAATAATCGACACCCTACCACAAGAAGTACTAAAATAGTTAAATTAAATTAAACAAACCTTGTCATGGGGAAGCAAGAACTGTAGAAAAGAAATGAGACCGAACATGGACAGGTTGGAAACGAAATTATAGAATAGAATCATACAAACtatgaaaagggaaaaaaacaaaaaagaagttgCCCATGATTGCTataggaaaattaaataaattagatAAAACTAACCCATGAGGCGAATGTTCTCGCATCTTGCACTTCATGCCCAAGGTAGCCTGACATGGTTTTGCTGCAAGTTGTGTAACTGACAAAGAAGAGATCACTTAATGCAAGGGTTTAAGTTGAGAGAGTGGTACAaaatacttgcattaataagaaacAAGAAATTCTCATAAGTGTCGTATGTGATATACGAGAAACAAGAAATTATGCAAGGGTTTTAAAGTTGAGTGAGCAAGGTGAAAAACCATGCTTGCATTTGTGAGACACAAGATCTTCACCAGTGTCGATATTAATAGGAAGAAAATATCCTAATCTCCTCCAGATTAGGATCTCATCTCTCTATAGGATAGGTGCTAAAATACGAAGAAAATCATCCAATTTTTACAAGGTGGTAATCATTTAATAATTTGAAAAGTGAATACAATTTTATCTGAATTATCGGTACCAATACCATATCATGTGCTATAAATGCCGCTAGATGTGCAGTGCAATACCCTTGTTTTCCTATCCATAAATAGCTAGCCCATGTCATACCTTTTTCACACCATAATGTTAAAACCATCCAGATAGTCAAATAAATTGAACCTAAATCTATGAAGTCTGTAATATACGGAGAGCTTAGTATGTTTAAACTCAAAACTCATTCACAAATTTGCAACCCCATTAAGCAACAGTACACTCCCCTCTTTTAGTTTGATACCATTTGCAGCAGAAATTCTATAAATGAAAGACTTATAACTAGCTTCAAAACATTAACTTTCAGAGATCATTAGTTATCAAATTACAATGAAGACCTTCAAAACTAAAACTAGTAAGAGctaggtccttactcttgctccagtggtagactcttaggagtttcaacaact is a genomic window containing:
- the LOC131255119 gene encoding alpha-galactosidase 2-like: MSGYLGHEVQDARTFASWGVDYLKYDNCYHNGSRPQYRYTRMSYAFWKVGRPILYSICEWGKQNLATWVSSFGNAWRTIGDIQDKWESITTIADENNKWGRFAGPGRWNGLGRGFVRETDSGCVME